In one Pyxidicoccus xibeiensis genomic region, the following are encoded:
- the gspM gene encoding type II secretion system protein GspM yields the protein MAKVSEVFTPVTTWFERLSDRERRMVSIAGAALLAFILFAVLMMFANSASGYRKRTQDKQAKLQEVQALAASFREAQAARQSVEQQLTSSNVQLITYIEDKATAAGLQVPNMTPKGDLGVGDGKIIESSVELTFTDVDLRKLTDFLSTVESGPGVVKVKYLRIEPKPASDTLTAWTTVATYRMKQ from the coding sequence ATGGCCAAGGTCTCTGAAGTCTTCACCCCGGTGACGACGTGGTTCGAGCGGCTGAGCGACCGCGAGCGCCGGATGGTGTCCATCGCCGGCGCGGCGCTGCTGGCGTTCATCCTGTTCGCGGTGCTGATGATGTTCGCCAACAGCGCGTCCGGGTACCGGAAGCGCACGCAGGACAAGCAGGCCAAGCTGCAGGAGGTGCAGGCGCTGGCGGCCAGCTTCCGCGAGGCCCAGGCGGCGCGGCAGTCCGTGGAGCAGCAGCTCACGTCCAGCAACGTGCAGCTCATCACCTACATCGAGGACAAGGCCACGGCGGCCGGGCTGCAGGTGCCCAACATGACGCCCAAGGGTGACCTGGGCGTGGGTGACGGCAAGATCATCGAGAGCTCGGTGGAGCTGACCTTCACGGACGTGGACCTGCGCAAGCTGACGGACTTCCTGAGCACGGTGGAGAGCGGGCCGGGCGTGGTGAAGGTGAAGTACCTGCGCATCGAGCCGAAGCCCGCCTCGGACACGCTGACGGCGTGGACCACCGTCGCCACCTACCGGATGAAGCAATAA
- a CDS encoding type II secretion system minor pseudopilin, which yields MPLPSFMRASQRRRKSQSPAARRVRRSRGVALIIAVVSIAILTVIATDFAYNSRVDLQLAANQRDEVRAYYMARSGIALSRLLLRFQKQVDQTPIPNPASILAQLGIGGTPPAGGAAQPSSLNIQLYKMARVDCHMLKGLVKSEEGGGGGEMSPLEPAEGDENFKMDEEEDPAQQEVAAQMTRRSFGGFEGCFLASISDEEEKLNVHRLIAGAGDALPTALRMMDMMNDKRFEFLWERDDANKVRSTPQDVLLALKDWADDDETGSTINPNDPANPLPNGFSDEGSPYSRYEPGYEPKNARFDSLDELYRVHGVNDQFMAAFRDRLTVYPDINRRPNINTDDPVMMGLAIMSVADQTRPDPRLQDPVFLNELIERIRAARMFSFFGMSVQDFVAVIEAAGVPINAQVKSNVAGNRFVGDKSQTFTIKSVGEAGSVQKTLTAVVRLDDTLGRLLYWREE from the coding sequence ATGCCCCTGCCCTCCTTCATGCGTGCGTCCCAGCGACGCCGGAAGTCCCAGAGCCCGGCCGCGCGCCGGGTGCGGCGCTCGCGCGGCGTGGCGCTCATCATCGCGGTGGTGTCCATCGCCATCCTCACGGTGATTGCCACCGACTTCGCCTACAACAGCCGGGTGGACCTGCAGCTGGCGGCCAACCAGCGGGACGAGGTGCGCGCGTACTACATGGCGCGCTCGGGCATTGCCCTGTCCCGGCTGCTCTTGCGCTTCCAGAAGCAGGTGGACCAGACGCCCATCCCCAACCCGGCGTCCATCCTCGCGCAGCTCGGCATCGGCGGCACGCCCCCCGCGGGAGGCGCGGCCCAGCCGTCGTCGCTCAACATCCAGCTCTACAAGATGGCGCGTGTGGACTGCCACATGCTCAAGGGGCTGGTGAAGAGCGAGGAGGGCGGCGGCGGCGGGGAGATGTCGCCGCTGGAGCCCGCCGAGGGCGACGAGAACTTCAAGATGGACGAGGAGGAGGACCCGGCGCAGCAGGAGGTGGCGGCGCAGATGACGCGGCGCTCCTTCGGCGGCTTCGAGGGCTGCTTCCTGGCCAGCATCAGCGACGAGGAGGAGAAGCTGAACGTCCACCGCCTCATCGCGGGCGCGGGCGACGCGCTGCCCACCGCGCTGCGGATGATGGACATGATGAACGACAAGCGCTTCGAGTTCCTCTGGGAGCGCGACGACGCCAACAAGGTCCGCAGCACCCCGCAGGACGTGCTGCTGGCGCTGAAGGACTGGGCGGACGACGACGAGACGGGGTCGACCATCAACCCCAACGACCCGGCCAACCCGCTGCCCAACGGCTTCTCCGACGAGGGCTCACCGTACAGCCGGTACGAGCCGGGCTACGAGCCGAAGAACGCGCGCTTCGACAGCCTGGACGAGCTGTACCGGGTGCACGGGGTGAACGACCAGTTCATGGCGGCCTTCCGGGACAGGCTCACGGTGTACCCGGACATCAACCGCCGGCCCAACATCAACACGGACGACCCGGTGATGATGGGGCTGGCCATCATGTCGGTGGCGGACCAGACGCGGCCGGACCCGCGGCTGCAGGACCCGGTGTTCCTCAACGAGCTCATCGAGCGCATCCGCGCCGCGCGCATGTTCAGCTTCTTCGGGATGTCCGTGCAGGACTTCGTCGCGGTCATCGAGGCGGCGGGCGTTCCCATCAACGCACAAGTGAAGTCCAACGTGGCGGGCAACCGCTTCGTGGGCGACAAGAGTCAGACGTTCACCATCAAATCCGTGGGAGAGGCGGGCAGCGTACAGAAGACGCTCACCGCCGTGGTCCGGCTGGACGACACGCTGGGCAGGCTCCTGTACTGGAGAGAGGAATAG
- a CDS encoding sigma 54-interacting transcriptional regulator, with translation MPELVFFRRGEEVLRVAVDRARLVLGRGEHSDVAIPDPEVSRQQVALLWDGERCRVEDLSGKGTLVAGQAVTQGELADGADLALGQWRAVFRLQAGGDGADVTTEVGHTTSVQARDTQAARWQPAQVRVKQGLNESVHRLTGDSFTAGKDAACDLVLQDRFASSRHLKVTRKEGTFHVVDLRSTNGTWLGPVRVFEAEVPLPTVLRVGETELVLEAAAPAARKEAAAFHGIIGGDPAVRQLAELIERVAPSSAAVTILGESGTGKELVARAIHACSSRANRPLIPVNCAAISKELIESELFGHEKGSFTGASGARKGAFEEADGGTLFLDEIGELPLDLQAKLLRALEGGEIKRVGASRPLQVDVRVVAATNRDLLAAAREGRFREDLYYRLCVIPLHLPPLRSRKSDLAALAEHFIRTYSPRGQAVRFTPAALERLQHHAWPGNIRELRNVVHRALLLRKGPVIDTGDLSFDQELNRETGISVPELPPGMTLEQMLEKLERQIVEAALKRCNGNRERVARELGVARSTLFKRLKDWGMTKQDEQE, from the coding sequence ATGCCGGAGCTGGTGTTCTTTCGTCGAGGCGAGGAGGTGTTGCGGGTGGCGGTGGACCGGGCCCGGCTGGTGCTGGGGCGCGGCGAGCACAGCGACGTCGCCATTCCGGACCCGGAGGTGAGCCGCCAGCAGGTGGCCCTGCTGTGGGACGGCGAGCGCTGCCGGGTGGAGGACCTGTCCGGCAAGGGCACCCTGGTGGCGGGCCAGGCCGTCACCCAGGGCGAGCTGGCGGATGGAGCGGACCTGGCCCTGGGCCAGTGGCGCGCGGTGTTCCGCCTGCAGGCCGGGGGCGACGGCGCGGACGTCACCACCGAGGTGGGCCACACCACGTCCGTGCAGGCCCGTGACACCCAGGCCGCGCGCTGGCAGCCGGCCCAGGTGCGGGTGAAGCAGGGGCTCAACGAGTCCGTGCACCGGCTCACGGGCGACAGCTTCACGGCGGGCAAGGATGCCGCGTGTGATCTGGTCCTCCAGGACCGCTTCGCCTCCAGCCGGCACCTCAAGGTGACGCGCAAGGAGGGCACCTTCCACGTGGTGGACCTGCGCTCCACCAACGGCACCTGGCTGGGCCCGGTGCGCGTCTTCGAGGCGGAGGTGCCGCTGCCCACCGTGCTGCGCGTGGGCGAGACGGAGCTGGTGCTGGAGGCGGCGGCCCCGGCGGCGCGCAAGGAGGCCGCGGCCTTCCACGGCATCATCGGCGGAGACCCGGCGGTGCGGCAGCTCGCGGAGCTCATCGAGCGGGTGGCGCCCTCGTCCGCGGCGGTGACGATTCTGGGCGAGTCCGGCACCGGCAAGGAGCTGGTGGCGCGCGCCATCCACGCCTGCTCGTCGCGGGCGAACCGCCCCCTCATCCCCGTCAACTGCGCGGCCATCTCCAAGGAGCTCATCGAGAGCGAGCTGTTCGGCCACGAGAAGGGCTCCTTCACGGGCGCCAGCGGCGCGCGCAAGGGCGCCTTCGAGGAGGCCGACGGGGGCACCCTCTTCCTGGACGAGATTGGCGAGCTGCCGCTGGACCTCCAGGCCAAGCTGCTGCGCGCGCTGGAGGGCGGTGAAATCAAGCGCGTGGGCGCCAGCCGGCCCCTCCAGGTGGACGTGCGTGTGGTGGCCGCCACCAACCGGGACCTGCTCGCCGCCGCGCGTGAGGGCCGCTTCCGCGAGGACCTGTACTACCGGCTGTGCGTCATCCCCCTGCACCTGCCGCCGCTGCGCAGCCGCAAGAGCGACCTGGCGGCGCTGGCCGAGCACTTCATCCGCACCTACTCACCCCGGGGGCAGGCCGTGCGCTTCACCCCGGCGGCGCTGGAGCGGCTCCAGCACCACGCGTGGCCGGGCAACATCCGCGAGCTGCGCAACGTGGTGCACCGCGCGCTGCTCTTGCGCAAGGGGCCCGTCATCGACACGGGCGATTTGTCCTTCGACCAGGAGCTCAACCGGGAGACGGGCATCTCCGTGCCGGAGCTGCCACCTGGGATGACACTGGAGCAGATGCTGGAGAAGCTGGAGCGCCAGATTGTCGAGGCCGCCCTGAAGCGGTGCAACGGCAACCGCGAGCGCGTGGCCCGGGAGCTCGGCGTGGCCCGCTCCACCCTCTTCAAACGATTGAAGGACTGGGGGATGACGAAGCAGGACGAGCAGGAGTAG
- a CDS encoding type IV pilus modification PilV family protein has protein sequence MKRSRGFTLLEVVVALAILGLALMAIFDLNAGAVSNHVYTKRLTVASLLARSKMTDLEQTLYDDGFSVDDDEESGDFSDEGWPQFKWRARIIAPKTEGVSPDQLIGAIFNLPIGGGGDDPMSGLAGLFGGGAAAGGKDGASSGPQPAGMSGMGGAAMGMAQPMFTQMVQQITQTVREVHLTVFWQEGTQLESIDLVTHVVSLGPGSDRNGGFQAQQGQQPGEQSSQWVNPNTGLIVANPIPGPNGTMLDPATRAPLMRQDQFNQQRNGGTPPRQGGSGGVVPPGNPLGKFPSIPGFRRNTQ, from the coding sequence ATGAAGCGCAGCCGTGGCTTTACCCTGCTGGAGGTGGTGGTGGCGCTGGCCATCCTCGGGCTGGCGCTGATGGCCATCTTCGACCTGAACGCCGGCGCGGTGTCCAACCACGTCTACACCAAGCGGCTCACCGTGGCGTCGCTGCTGGCCCGCTCGAAGATGACGGACCTGGAGCAGACGCTCTACGACGACGGCTTCTCCGTGGACGACGACGAGGAGTCCGGCGACTTCTCCGACGAGGGCTGGCCGCAGTTCAAGTGGCGCGCGCGCATCATCGCGCCCAAGACGGAGGGCGTGTCGCCCGACCAGCTCATCGGCGCCATCTTCAACCTGCCCATCGGCGGCGGCGGGGACGACCCCATGTCCGGCCTGGCGGGCCTCTTCGGCGGCGGCGCGGCGGCGGGCGGCAAGGACGGCGCGTCCTCCGGGCCCCAGCCCGCGGGCATGAGCGGCATGGGCGGCGCGGCCATGGGCATGGCGCAGCCCATGTTCACGCAGATGGTGCAGCAGATAACGCAGACGGTGCGCGAGGTGCACCTCACCGTCTTCTGGCAGGAGGGCACGCAGCTGGAGAGCATCGACCTGGTGACGCACGTGGTGTCGCTGGGGCCGGGCTCGGACCGCAACGGCGGGTTCCAGGCGCAGCAGGGCCAGCAGCCGGGCGAGCAGTCCAGCCAGTGGGTGAACCCGAACACGGGCCTCATCGTCGCCAACCCCATCCCCGGCCCCAACGGCACCATGCTGGACCCGGCGACGCGCGCGCCGCTGATGCGGCAGGACCAGTTCAACCAGCAGCGCAACGGCGGCACCCCGCCGCGGCAGGGCGGTTCGGGCGGCGTGGTGCCCCCGGGCAACCCGCTGGGCAAGTTCCCGAGCATCCCCGGCTTCCGGAGGAACACCCAGTGA
- the pilM gene encoding pilus assembly protein PilM, giving the protein MARILGLDLGSHTVKAVVLESKTKGHGVRGFVEVRRAQEGERADTLRAAVQELLGQLPPGHADQVVIALPGPSLITHALGLPFSDGKRIEAALPFEIGSQLPFDLSEVVYDYQVVGLKDSEGKEKASELLVGVVRKEELQSLLALLAELKLDPRIVTHPGLAYQNLLQQQPGLFEGTGEAGAVAVVDIGHERTSVSFGKPGTGVQFARTFAGGGRDLSKALATEFQTSLAEAHHWKEQHGAMASAAKGPDAERAAAAFVRGLQPVLRELRPTLKAFTARTRQQVGAVVLCGGTARMPGLAEQLSRDLNLPVRVLALPADAVEAIPAAAHPAAAQAYSLALRGNAAGAKAPRFNFRRGELAFKGDFDYVKDKLGLLASFAATLLLLLIAFGVVRNSVLARREAQVDAVLCDTTQRILGRCEKDYNRALNMLKGVESPAAALPRLTAVNLLAEVTQRVPADVPVKFDRIQIDLDRVILQGETDSSKQIDTLSNAIKGHACFKDVRQGKVEKTRDGNKVSFRLDVQVQCPGEQGGES; this is encoded by the coding sequence ATGGCCCGCATTCTTGGCCTCGACCTCGGCAGCCACACCGTGAAGGCGGTGGTGCTGGAGTCGAAAACGAAGGGACATGGCGTCAGGGGCTTCGTCGAGGTGCGCCGCGCCCAGGAGGGCGAGCGCGCGGACACCCTGCGCGCCGCGGTGCAGGAGCTGCTCGGCCAGCTGCCGCCAGGGCACGCGGACCAGGTCGTCATCGCCCTGCCCGGCCCGTCGCTCATCACCCACGCGCTGGGCCTGCCGTTCTCCGACGGCAAGCGCATCGAAGCGGCGCTGCCCTTCGAGATTGGCAGCCAGCTGCCCTTCGACCTCTCCGAGGTGGTCTACGACTACCAGGTGGTGGGACTGAAGGACTCGGAGGGCAAGGAGAAGGCCAGCGAGCTGCTGGTGGGCGTGGTGCGCAAGGAGGAGCTGCAGTCCCTGCTGGCGCTGCTGGCGGAGCTGAAGCTGGACCCGCGCATCGTCACGCACCCCGGGCTGGCGTACCAGAACCTGCTCCAGCAGCAGCCGGGCCTCTTCGAGGGCACGGGCGAGGCGGGCGCGGTGGCGGTGGTGGACATCGGCCACGAGCGCACCTCGGTGTCCTTCGGCAAGCCGGGCACGGGCGTGCAGTTCGCGCGCACGTTCGCTGGCGGCGGCAGGGACTTGAGCAAGGCGCTGGCCACCGAGTTCCAGACGTCGCTGGCGGAGGCGCACCACTGGAAGGAGCAGCACGGGGCCATGGCCAGCGCGGCGAAGGGCCCGGACGCGGAGCGCGCGGCGGCGGCCTTCGTGCGCGGCCTGCAGCCGGTGCTGCGCGAGCTGCGCCCCACCCTCAAGGCCTTCACGGCCCGCACGCGCCAGCAGGTGGGCGCGGTGGTGCTGTGCGGCGGCACGGCGCGGATGCCCGGCCTGGCCGAGCAGCTGTCGAGGGACTTGAACCTCCCGGTGCGGGTGCTGGCGCTGCCGGCGGACGCGGTGGAGGCGATTCCCGCGGCGGCACACCCGGCGGCGGCGCAGGCGTACTCGCTGGCGCTGCGCGGCAACGCGGCGGGCGCCAAGGCGCCGCGCTTCAACTTCCGCCGGGGCGAGCTCGCCTTCAAGGGTGACTTCGACTACGTGAAGGACAAGCTGGGGCTGCTGGCCTCGTTCGCGGCCACGCTGCTGCTCCTGCTCATCGCCTTCGGCGTGGTGCGCAACTCGGTGCTGGCGCGGCGCGAGGCGCAGGTGGACGCCGTGCTGTGCGACACCACCCAGCGCATCCTCGGCCGGTGTGAGAAGGACTACAACCGCGCGCTCAACATGCTCAAGGGCGTGGAGAGCCCGGCGGCGGCGCTGCCGCGCCTGACGGCCGTCAACCTGCTGGCGGAGGTGACGCAGCGGGTGCCGGCGGACGTGCCGGTGAAGTTCGACAGGATTCAAATCGACCTGGACCGCGTCATCCTGCAGGGCGAGACGGACTCGTCGAAGCAGATCGACACCCTCTCCAACGCCATCAAGGGCCACGCCTGCTTCAAGGACGTGCGCCAGGGCAAGGTGGAGAAGACGCGGGACGGCAACAAGGTGTCCTTCCGGTTGGACGTCCAGGTCCAGTGCCCCGGTGAGCAGGGCGGGGAGAGCTAG
- a CDS encoding type II secretion system protein GspG: MNEHASPTSPTPSDEGTSRRQRVGRLILALVFLLATGLAFFLVWLTDDPSLTAEQRRARAEIRKLEGLFKSHHRLMGRFPSREEGFTPLIQARLLEAPPVDPWGHPYVYWMDGKNGAVISYGADGKQGGTGVAADLSSGGTLAAWGQP; the protein is encoded by the coding sequence ATGAACGAGCACGCCTCCCCCACATCCCCGACGCCCTCCGACGAGGGGACGAGCCGCCGCCAGCGCGTGGGCCGGCTCATCCTGGCCCTCGTCTTCCTGCTCGCCACCGGCCTGGCCTTCTTCCTGGTGTGGCTGACGGACGACCCCTCGCTGACGGCGGAGCAGCGCCGCGCCCGCGCGGAGATCCGCAAGCTGGAGGGGCTCTTCAAGTCTCACCACCGGCTGATGGGCCGCTTCCCTTCGAGGGAAGAGGGCTTCACCCCGCTCATCCAGGCGCGGCTGCTGGAAGCCCCGCCGGTGGACCCGTGGGGCCACCCGTACGTGTACTGGATGGACGGGAAGAACGGCGCCGTCATCTCCTACGGGGCGGACGGCAAGCAGGGTGGCACGGGAGTGGCAGCGGACCTGAGCAGCGGCGGGACCCTCGCCGCCTGGGGGCAGCCATGA
- a CDS encoding prepilin-type N-terminal cleavage/methylation domain-containing protein, with amino-acid sequence MTHATQSRRAAHRKQRGLTLIEISIAIIIVAILFSAAVMGIGSITGAKAKGTAGELAGLIRSLYDSAALRGKTCRLVFEIPDPKSEEATRYHAECAEGSVTTSRDRDTTLRDDNTARERAARASRGPSGEERRSYLVSGGSAPTATELLEGEKQRVEALSRFSSYTSEEVPSRELPSDVKVSVWTRHQKEPVENGVAYLYFFPQGYTEKAYVYVQQGDNVWTLDVSPLTGKVQVVAEALEVPR; translated from the coding sequence ATGACGCACGCCACGCAGTCCCGCAGGGCCGCGCACCGCAAGCAGCGCGGGCTGACGCTCATCGAGATCTCCATCGCCATCATCATCGTGGCGATTCTCTTCTCCGCGGCGGTGATGGGCATCGGCTCCATCACCGGCGCCAAGGCGAAGGGCACCGCGGGCGAGCTGGCGGGCCTCATCCGCTCGCTCTACGACTCGGCGGCGCTGCGCGGCAAGACGTGCCGCCTGGTGTTCGAGATTCCGGACCCGAAGAGCGAGGAGGCCACCCGCTACCACGCCGAGTGCGCGGAGGGCTCGGTGACGACGTCGCGCGACAGGGACACCACGCTGCGCGACGACAACACGGCGCGCGAGCGGGCCGCGCGCGCCAGCCGGGGCCCGAGCGGCGAGGAGCGCCGCAGCTACCTGGTGTCCGGCGGCAGCGCGCCCACGGCGACGGAGCTCCTGGAGGGAGAGAAGCAGCGCGTGGAGGCGCTGTCGCGCTTCTCCTCGTACACCTCGGAGGAGGTGCCGTCGCGCGAGCTGCCCTCGGACGTGAAGGTGTCGGTGTGGACGCGGCACCAGAAGGAGCCGGTGGAGAACGGCGTGGCGTACCTCTACTTCTTCCCGCAGGGCTACACGGAGAAGGCGTACGTCTACGTGCAGCAGGGCGACAACGTCTGGACGCTGGACGTGTCACCCCTGACGGGCAAGGTGCAGGTGGTGGCCGAGGCGCTGGAGGTGCCGCGATGA
- the gspN gene encoding type II secretion system protein GspN has translation MSSDTKPARWKVFLGYAAFAVAAFVFALFVTFPYDAIRARIVSEAAQAGLAVRIGSLRPGLAGITATQVRVSKPPQPLSADVVASLVSGEAAMLGPAELGEALTFDSVAMRPALFPPGVALRAETLGGTVTASVGLLGDMKVRAELDGLQVSGGNLKAFTGMELEGEVNGQLALTLPKGKSPEPDLSQADGELTLDSQGLVIKSGKVAIPMGGGPGMPMDIPQVTLGNLTGRIKFEKGLGTVETLRLKGEDLEALATGTLKLGKKVEYSEPAMDVNIKLDPEAQKRLGAVAMGLTILPPDKKDPSFRAARLGGFLNRPTFLPRR, from the coding sequence ATGTCCTCTGACACCAAGCCTGCCCGCTGGAAGGTCTTCCTCGGCTACGCCGCGTTCGCGGTGGCGGCCTTCGTCTTCGCCCTGTTCGTCACCTTCCCGTACGACGCCATCCGCGCGCGCATCGTCTCGGAGGCGGCGCAGGCGGGGCTCGCCGTGCGCATCGGCTCGCTGCGGCCGGGGCTGGCGGGCATCACCGCCACCCAGGTGCGGGTGAGCAAGCCGCCGCAGCCGCTGAGCGCGGACGTGGTGGCGTCCCTCGTCAGCGGCGAGGCCGCCATGCTGGGCCCCGCGGAGCTGGGCGAGGCGCTGACGTTCGACAGCGTGGCCATGCGCCCCGCCCTCTTCCCTCCTGGCGTGGCGCTGCGCGCCGAGACGCTGGGCGGCACGGTGACGGCGTCCGTGGGCCTCTTGGGCGACATGAAGGTGCGCGCGGAGCTGGACGGGCTGCAGGTCTCCGGCGGCAACCTGAAGGCCTTCACCGGCATGGAGCTGGAGGGCGAGGTGAACGGGCAGCTGGCGCTGACGCTGCCCAAGGGAAAGAGCCCGGAGCCGGACCTGTCCCAGGCGGACGGCGAGCTGACGCTGGACTCGCAGGGGCTGGTCATCAAGAGCGGCAAGGTGGCCATCCCCATGGGCGGCGGCCCCGGCATGCCCATGGACATCCCCCAGGTAACGCTGGGCAACCTCACCGGCCGCATCAAGTTCGAGAAGGGCCTGGGCACGGTGGAGACGCTGCGCCTGAAGGGCGAGGACCTGGAGGCGCTGGCCACCGGCACCCTGAAGCTGGGCAAGAAGGTGGAGTACAGCGAGCCGGCCATGGACGTGAACATCAAGCTGGACCCCGAGGCGCAGAAGCGGCTGGGCGCCGTGGCCATGGGCCTCACCATCCTCCCGCCGGACAAGAAGGACCCGAGCTTCCGCGCCGCCCGGCTCGGGGGCTTCCTCAACCGCCCCACCTTCCTGCCGCGCCGCTGA
- a CDS encoding type II secretion system protein GspJ: MTRRARGFTLMEVMVAVAITALMGTVVAMAFQTGLTAKETVETDADRYRQVRVAMNRMAREIGSAFVSDRYDLKRFRDQQDRPTNFIGEQDKLLFTTFSHQRLYTDVKESDQAVVEYFVEASSDREARGRMDLKRRVNPNVDDRMDRGGTTDVLFEGVKGIEFEYWNSEKKEWDSEWDTRRTERKAILPTRVRVTVTAVDETGKEARYSTQARIMLNTELPRY, from the coding sequence GTGACACGGCGCGCTCGAGGCTTCACGCTGATGGAGGTCATGGTGGCGGTGGCCATCACCGCCCTGATGGGCACGGTGGTGGCCATGGCCTTCCAGACGGGCCTGACGGCGAAGGAGACGGTGGAGACGGACGCGGACCGCTACCGCCAGGTGCGCGTGGCCATGAACCGCATGGCGCGCGAGATTGGCTCCGCGTTCGTGAGCGACAGGTATGACCTGAAGCGCTTCCGCGACCAGCAGGACCGGCCCACCAACTTCATCGGCGAGCAGGACAAGCTGCTGTTCACCACGTTCTCTCACCAGCGCCTGTACACGGACGTGAAGGAGTCCGACCAGGCGGTGGTGGAGTACTTCGTGGAGGCGTCCAGCGACCGCGAGGCGCGCGGCCGGATGGACCTGAAGCGGCGGGTGAACCCCAACGTGGATGACCGGATGGACCGGGGCGGCACCACGGACGTCCTCTTCGAGGGCGTGAAGGGCATCGAGTTCGAGTACTGGAACTCCGAGAAGAAGGAGTGGGACAGCGAGTGGGACACGCGGCGCACGGAGCGCAAGGCCATCCTGCCGACGCGGGTGCGCGTCACCGTCACCGCCGTGGACGAGACGGGGAAGGAAGCGCGCTACAGCACCCAGGCGCGCATCATGCTCAACACGGAGCTCCCGAGGTACTGA
- the gspG gene encoding type II secretion system major pseudopilin GspG — protein MSQKNRSQRKQRRNRGMTLIEIMVVITILGLIAAAVGVAVIPQLEAARRDRASLDIKNIQGAMKLYYTKKGKYPDTASGLNALVEAQALEQMPKDPWNNDYVYINEGGKPVIISYGADGTAGGEGNDADISSADGAAAANR, from the coding sequence ATGAGCCAGAAGAACCGGAGCCAGAGGAAGCAGCGCCGCAACCGCGGCATGACCCTGATTGAAATCATGGTGGTCATCACCATCCTCGGCCTCATCGCCGCGGCGGTGGGCGTGGCGGTGATTCCGCAGCTGGAGGCGGCCCGTAGAGATCGCGCCTCGCTGGACATCAAGAACATCCAGGGCGCGATGAAGCTGTACTACACGAAGAAGGGGAAGTACCCGGACACGGCCTCCGGCCTGAACGCGCTGGTGGAGGCGCAGGCGCTGGAGCAGATGCCGAAGGACCCCTGGAACAACGACTACGTGTACATCAACGAGGGCGGCAAGCCCGTCATCATCTCCTACGGCGCGGACGGCACGGCGGGTGGCGAGGGCAACGACGCGGACATCTCGTCCGCGGACGGCGCCGCCGCCGCCAACCGGTGA
- a CDS encoding RNA polymerase sigma factor, which yields MHAAFVSLPPLTQLYLEHRPRALAIARRIVGDTDDAEDVVQDVFVRLARKAPGFGGRAAWSTWLHRVMVNSSINWLRARKRRERLAHEPQEPLSPELLAVGAEMERHFGDALDAISEQQRQVLYLREVRGLSYPEIARLLHIPEGTVKSTLHRARQRALALLEERGQRP from the coding sequence ATGCACGCCGCCTTCGTCTCGCTTCCTCCCCTCACGCAGCTCTACCTGGAGCACCGCCCGCGCGCGCTGGCCATTGCCCGGCGCATCGTCGGTGACACCGACGACGCCGAGGACGTGGTGCAGGACGTCTTCGTCCGGCTGGCGCGCAAGGCCCCCGGCTTCGGTGGCCGGGCGGCGTGGAGCACCTGGCTGCACCGGGTGATGGTGAACAGCAGCATCAACTGGCTGCGGGCGCGCAAGCGCCGCGAGCGGCTGGCGCACGAGCCGCAGGAGCCGCTGTCGCCGGAGCTGCTGGCGGTGGGCGCGGAGATGGAGCGCCACTTCGGCGACGCGCTGGACGCCATCAGCGAGCAGCAGCGGCAGGTGCTCTACCTGCGCGAGGTGCGCGGCCTGAGCTACCCGGAAATCGCCCGCCTGCTGCACATCCCCGAGGGCACGGTGAAGAGCACGCTGCACCGCGCCCGCCAGCGCGCGCTGGCGCTGCTGGAGGAGCGCGGCCAGCGGCCGTGA